CAGGACATCCGCAAATGTCGTGAATGGGGCATGGGCAATCCCCTCGCCCTGGCAATAGCGGAGCAGGTCCCCCTTGGCGAGCACCACGTCGGCCTCGGCTACCCCACACCGGTCGGAGAAGCCGTCGCCGACGTAGACCACCACCTCTCCGTCTTGGCGGTGCGTACGCACGTGATAGCCTTTGCAATTGCCGCACACCCTGCACCCGAGCTCGAAGTAGGGGAATTCCGGACGGATCGTGCCATCGGCGCCGAACACGAGATGGTTGCTGCGAAAGGGGATGTGCGCCAGCCCATGTCGCCTCAGGATGCGCGCGATGTAATAGTCAAGGCCATCGCTCAGCACCATCAAGGGTATGTGGCGCTCGGCGCAAAAGTCCGCAAACGTACGAAAGTGGGGGTCAAGCTCCTGTTCCTCTGCATAGGCGTCCAGAGCAGCACGCGTGACGCGGGCGAGACGACACTCCCTCTCCAAGCATTCGCGGGAGCTTATCAGCCCCTGCTTCCATGCCTGAACCGCTTTGCGCCAGTCTGGGTGGGCAAAGCGAGCAAAGAGCCCGTCACCGACGTCCTGGGCAGCTACGGTGCC
This DNA window, taken from Calditrichota bacterium, encodes the following:
- a CDS encoding HAD-IB family phosphatase, translating into GTVAAQDVGDGLFARFAHPDWRKAVQAWKQGLISSRECLERECRLARVTRAALDAYAEEQELDPHFRTFADFCAERHIPLMVLSDGLDYYIARILRRHGLAHIPFRSNHLVFGADGTIRPEFPYFELGCRVCGNCKGYHVRTHRQDGEVVVYVGDGFSDRCGVAEADVVLAKGDLLRYCQGEGIAHAPFTTFADVLTYVRTILSGHTD